A genomic window from Desulfovermiculus halophilus DSM 18834 includes:
- a CDS encoding RNA recognition motif domain-containing protein has product MSKKMYVGNLPFSSTEDDLRDLFSQYGEVQSANIIYDRETGRSRGFGFVEMAEESADSAMEALNGNEFGGRTLRVNEARPRW; this is encoded by the coding sequence ATGAGTAAGAAGATGTACGTTGGGAATCTGCCGTTTTCTTCCACTGAGGACGATCTTCGGGATCTGTTTTCACAGTATGGCGAAGTCCAATCTGCAAACATCATCTATGATCGGGAGACAGGTCGTTCCCGGGGGTTCGGCTTTGTGGAAATGGCCGAAGAAAGCGCAGATTCGGCCATGGAGGCATTAAACGGCAACGAGTTCGGAGGACGGACCTTGCGGGTCAATGAAGCCAGGCCTCGCTGGTAG
- a CDS encoding murein L,D-transpeptidase catalytic domain family protein: MNFGPHLPSPTRFFLFSAIVLVLLFLISPAWSGTAPLSRHLDWKRTYIRTGLDEHLEYDIFAKAMEGLQRWDFSKPHLLTIIDFTRPSYEKRCYVLDLKRQDLLYRTYVAHGRNTGMTYARQFSNTPNSYQSSLGFFRTGETYRGKRGYSLRLDGLEEAINDLARKRGIVMHGADYAGKSFLNKNGRLGRSLGCPSLPPTIHARIIRRIKEGSCLFVYAEDSGYLSSSTVFASPSG; encoded by the coding sequence ATGAATTTTGGGCCGCATCTCCCCAGTCCAACCCGTTTTTTTCTTTTTTCCGCAATTGTCCTGGTCCTTCTCTTCCTCATCTCCCCGGCCTGGAGCGGCACAGCTCCCCTCTCCCGCCACCTGGACTGGAAACGCACATATATCCGCACCGGACTGGATGAACACCTCGAGTACGATATCTTTGCCAAGGCAATGGAGGGACTGCAGCGCTGGGACTTCTCCAAGCCGCATCTCTTGACCATCATCGATTTCACCCGTCCATCCTACGAAAAGCGCTGCTATGTCCTGGATCTCAAGCGCCAGGATCTGCTGTACCGCACCTATGTCGCCCACGGGCGGAACACAGGGATGACCTATGCCCGGCAGTTCTCCAACACCCCGAATTCTTACCAGAGCAGTCTTGGATTTTTCCGCACCGGGGAGACATACCGGGGCAAGCGCGGGTATTCCCTGCGCCTGGACGGGCTGGAGGAGGCCATCAACGACCTGGCCAGAAAGCGGGGCATTGTCATGCATGGGGCCGACTACGCCGGAAAAAGCTTTCTGAACAAGAACGGACGGCTGGGCCGCAGCCTGGGGTGTCCGTCCCTGCCCCCGACCATACATGCCCGGATCATCAGGAGGATAAAAGAAGGAAGCTGCCTCTTTGTCTACGCCGAGGACAGCGGCTACTTGAGCAGCTCGACTGTATTTGCCTCTCCCAGCGGGTAG
- a CDS encoding iron-sulfur cluster assembly scaffold protein has product MTDPLDSFVANLQNEINEQTKEEFGTPFYKRWLNPAHMGNLPSPSTQAELTGSCGDTIRIFLDIDEDVVRQAMFQTTGCGPSIVSADAACELAEGKGLEEAAGMEQSDVISILGYLPEDKEHCAHLAANTVREAIRLYWAARGA; this is encoded by the coding sequence ATGACCGACCCCCTGGACTCCTTTGTGGCCAATCTCCAAAACGAGATAAACGAGCAGACCAAAGAAGAGTTCGGAACCCCGTTTTACAAGCGCTGGCTGAACCCCGCTCACATGGGCAACCTGCCGTCCCCCTCCACCCAGGCCGAGCTCACCGGAAGCTGCGGGGATACAATCCGAATCTTTCTGGACATCGACGAAGACGTCGTCCGCCAGGCCATGTTTCAGACCACCGGGTGCGGTCCGAGCATCGTCAGTGCAGACGCCGCCTGTGAGCTGGCCGAAGGCAAGGGCCTGGAAGAGGCTGCCGGCATGGAGCAGTCCGATGTCATCTCCATCCTGGGCTACCTGCCTGAAGACAAGGAGCACTGCGCTCATCTGGCGGCCAATACGGTCCGGGAAGCCATCCGCCTGTACTGGGCCGCACGCGGCGCCTGA
- a CDS encoding NYN domain-containing protein, giving the protein MLKGGVYLDVENLTRNGGWGMRFGVITDLVRAQEVQLLRANAYVAADFDREAEDPEYARRNKEFRNAIRRAGFHLLVKRVRRFVNDDGETILKANADLDLAVDALVQSENLDYILLGTGDGDFVRLVRALQNRGRRVDILSFAHTSNELRYEADFYFSGFLIPNLLETENGNQRCRGVLYSVSPDRGYGFARVRSGLQLQDVVYDVFCHINEFQEHITNEEFVGFKQREAVLEMDLIRQPDGRYKGERITEYTWGG; this is encoded by the coding sequence ATGCTCAAAGGCGGCGTGTATCTGGATGTGGAGAATTTGACCCGCAACGGCGGGTGGGGCATGCGCTTCGGGGTGATCACAGATCTGGTCAGGGCCCAGGAGGTGCAGCTCTTGCGGGCCAATGCCTACGTGGCGGCCGATTTCGACCGGGAGGCCGAAGATCCGGAGTACGCCCGCCGGAACAAGGAGTTCCGCAACGCCATCCGCAGGGCCGGCTTTCATCTTCTGGTCAAGCGGGTCCGCCGATTCGTGAACGACGACGGGGAAACCATCCTCAAGGCCAATGCGGATTTGGACCTGGCGGTTGATGCCCTGGTCCAGTCCGAGAACCTGGACTACATCCTGCTGGGCACGGGGGACGGAGATTTTGTGCGCCTGGTCAGGGCCTTGCAGAACAGGGGCCGGCGGGTGGACATCCTGTCCTTCGCGCATACCAGCAACGAGCTGCGGTATGAAGCCGATTTCTATTTTTCCGGCTTCCTGATCCCCAATCTGCTGGAGACCGAGAACGGAAATCAGCGCTGCCGGGGAGTGCTCTACTCCGTGTCACCGGACAGGGGGTACGGTTTTGCCCGGGTCCGCAGCGGGCTGCAGCTTCAGGATGTGGTCTACGACGTGTTCTGTCACATCAATGAGTTTCAGGAGCATATAACCAATGAGGAGTTTGTCGGCTTCAAGCAGCGGGAGGCCGTGCTGGAGATGGATCTCATCCGTCAGCCGGACGGCCGGTACAAAGGGGAGCGGATCACTGAGTACACCTGGGGCGGTTGA
- a CDS encoding MBL fold metallo-hydrolase, with the protein MGSTRITILCENTAAGPMGLIGEHGFSALIERDGQRILFDTGQGMALANNASVLGTDLSTIPTLVLSHGHYDHTGGLPAALHPPRGVQIFAHPDIFVPKYAQLETAQGPRKVFIGLKYRRKYLETTLQAKFSFLREFTEIAPGVFFSGEVPRKTDFEHPDTRLKIEQNGELVPDPLWDDASLLIETDKGPVVLLGCAHAGAVNVLNHFAACTGHKSFHAVIGGTHLGFMGGPGEQLAASMQAFDQYGLELVAVSHCTGQLGAAMCWQHFQDRFAFASAGWSVEF; encoded by the coding sequence ATGGGCTCAACCCGGATAACCATCCTCTGCGAAAACACCGCCGCCGGCCCCATGGGACTGATCGGCGAGCACGGATTTTCCGCCCTGATCGAACGAGACGGGCAGCGCATTCTCTTTGATACCGGGCAGGGCATGGCCCTGGCCAACAACGCCTCCGTCCTGGGCACGGACCTGTCCACCATCCCCACCCTGGTCCTCAGCCACGGGCACTACGACCATACCGGCGGCCTCCCCGCCGCCCTGCACCCCCCGCGCGGAGTGCAGATCTTCGCCCACCCGGACATCTTTGTGCCCAAATACGCCCAGCTGGAAACCGCCCAGGGTCCCCGAAAGGTCTTCATCGGGCTGAAGTACCGGCGGAAATACCTGGAAACCACACTCCAGGCCAAGTTCTCCTTCCTCCGCGAGTTCACGGAGATCGCCCCCGGGGTGTTTTTTTCCGGAGAGGTCCCCAGGAAGACCGACTTCGAACATCCGGACACCCGTCTCAAAATAGAGCAGAACGGCGAACTGGTCCCCGACCCCCTGTGGGACGACGCCAGCCTGCTCATTGAAACGGACAAAGGCCCGGTGGTCCTTTTGGGCTGCGCCCATGCCGGGGCGGTCAACGTGCTCAATCACTTCGCCGCCTGCACCGGGCACAAGAGCTTCCATGCCGTCATAGGCGGAACGCATCTCGGGTTCATGGGCGGCCCGGGGGAGCAGCTTGCCGCATCCATGCAGGCCTTTGATCAGTACGGGCTGGAGCTGGTGGCCGTGTCCCACTGTACTGGACAGCTCGGAGCAGCCATGTGCTGGCAGCACTTTCAGGACCGGTTCGCCTTCGCCTCAGCCGGGTGGTCGGTGGAGTTCTAA
- a CDS encoding RrF2 family transcriptional regulator encodes MKVSTRSRYGIRLLMDIAMHGQGQAVSLHEIAHRQDISLKYLEKITRILKQGGYLSGKRGPNGGHRLTKPLDQIYLGDVVRVLEEDLDLVNCWMNDTPCPRLEHCKTHQIWTELTEIIYTKLNTLSLKDLVENDVCTLSKQEEL; translated from the coding sequence ATGAAAGTCTCTACCCGGAGCCGATACGGCATCAGACTGCTCATGGATATCGCCATGCACGGTCAGGGGCAGGCAGTCTCCCTGCATGAAATAGCCCACCGCCAAGACATCTCTTTGAAGTATCTGGAAAAAATCACACGCATCCTCAAGCAGGGCGGCTATCTGTCCGGAAAACGGGGGCCCAATGGCGGCCATAGGTTGACCAAGCCCCTGGATCAAATCTATTTGGGTGATGTCGTCCGGGTCCTGGAAGAGGATCTGGACCTGGTCAACTGCTGGATGAACGACACGCCCTGTCCTCGACTGGAACACTGCAAAACCCATCAAATCTGGACCGAGCTCACAGAAATCATCTACACCAAGCTCAACACCCTCAGCCTGAAAGACCTTGTTGAAAATGATGTCTGTACCTTGTCCAAACAGGAGGAACTATGA
- a CDS encoding FAD-dependent oxidoreductase: MRFVIIGGDAAGMSAASRFKRKAQDAEVVVLEQTHDVSYSACGMPYNIAAPGRPIDDLVVRSAQVFQQKLNIDLRLGHRVTRIDPSQKKVAGESADGAFELGYDKLLIATGAAPKTPDIPGIDLPGVMSLKSLGHGRAIKEYLAAHTVNRAVILGMGYIALEMAETLRARGIEVAMVKPRSQLLPWMEPQLSEMVQEELTANQVGLYPGQDIESIASGPDGLKVRCSRDTLPADFVLCAVGVTPNSELAAQAGLDLGPKRAIAVDRAMRTSDPDIYAAGDCADAFHLVSKERTWIPLALRANRAGWAVADHLLGQEVDIPGVAGTAVFKVFGLEVATTGLSAEQAADHGFDPRSATIESVNQAHSYQGKTEPIKAHLIGDARTGLLLGAQMVGRQGTALRINSAAVALSAKMRVADFIQCDLAYAPPFGPVWDPLLTAANQLYKKL; this comes from the coding sequence ATGCGCTTCGTGATCATAGGCGGGGACGCAGCCGGAATGAGCGCGGCCAGCAGATTCAAACGCAAGGCCCAGGACGCAGAGGTTGTTGTCCTGGAGCAGACCCATGATGTCTCCTACAGTGCATGCGGCATGCCGTACAATATTGCCGCCCCCGGGAGGCCCATTGACGATCTGGTGGTCCGTTCGGCCCAGGTCTTTCAGCAGAAGCTGAATATCGACCTCCGGCTGGGGCACCGGGTGACCCGGATTGATCCCAGCCAGAAGAAGGTTGCCGGAGAATCTGCGGACGGAGCCTTTGAGCTGGGCTATGACAAGCTGCTCATAGCCACTGGTGCGGCCCCGAAAACGCCTGATATCCCCGGAATCGACCTCCCCGGAGTCATGTCCTTGAAGAGCCTGGGGCACGGCAGGGCGATCAAAGAGTATTTGGCCGCACACACGGTGAACAGGGCGGTCATCCTGGGCATGGGCTATATCGCCCTGGAGATGGCCGAGACCCTGCGGGCCAGGGGGATCGAGGTGGCCATGGTCAAGCCCAGGTCCCAGCTTCTGCCCTGGATGGAGCCGCAGCTCTCGGAAATGGTCCAGGAGGAGCTGACTGCCAATCAAGTGGGCCTCTACCCTGGGCAGGACATTGAATCCATCGCCTCCGGCCCTGATGGGCTAAAGGTCCGCTGCAGCCGGGATACCCTGCCGGCGGATTTCGTCCTCTGCGCAGTCGGGGTAACCCCCAACAGCGAGCTGGCCGCACAGGCCGGGCTGGACTTGGGGCCGAAGAGGGCCATAGCCGTGGACCGGGCCATGCGGACCTCAGATCCGGATATCTATGCCGCCGGAGACTGTGCCGATGCCTTTCACCTGGTCAGCAAGGAACGGACCTGGATCCCCCTGGCCCTGCGGGCCAACCGGGCCGGCTGGGCAGTCGCCGACCATCTTCTGGGGCAGGAAGTGGATATCCCTGGAGTGGCCGGGACCGCGGTGTTCAAGGTCTTCGGTCTGGAGGTGGCCACAACCGGACTCAGCGCTGAGCAGGCCGCAGACCATGGCTTTGACCCCCGGAGCGCAACCATTGAGTCCGTGAATCAGGCCCATTCCTATCAGGGAAAGACTGAACCCATAAAGGCCCATCTGATCGGAGATGCCCGTACCGGGCTGCTCCTGGGGGCCCAGATGGTGGGCAGGCAGGGGACCGCCCTGCGGATCAATTCGGCGGCCGTGGCTTTGTCCGCAAAGATGCGGGTGGCTGACTTCATCCAGTGCGATCTGGCGTATGCCCCTCCCTTCGGCCCGGTCTGGGACCCGCTGCTCACTGCGGCCAATCAGCTGTACAAAAAGCTGTGA
- a CDS encoding sigma-54 interaction domain-containing protein, producing MDFEAFPLSGQVTKIILESISDGVFTVDHEWKITSFNRAAEKITEISREEALGRYCWEVFRSTMCETRCPLQATFAQGTSQDNIQGEIIDRNGRRIPVSVSAALLQDEAGQILGGVETFRDLSDVETLRQELHSGTQVGELVSKSRSMHSIFKILPRVAQSDSTVLILGETGTGKELLAKTIHQLSPRRDKPFIAVNCGALPDSLLESELFGYKAGAFTDAKKDKPGQIALAQDGTLFLDEIAETSQAFQVKLLRVLQEREFTPLGGTSARKMNTRIISASNRDLSSLVHSGEFRQDLFYRINVLKLTLPPLRERKEDIPLLVDGFLQRFNALYNRRVAGVGEQALSMLMHYDYPGNIRELENIIECAFVLCPSEIIEPEHLPEHLGKMSLHRTDPRSLRSAAQEAESRAIMQALEDSGYNRTRAARALGMHKSTLYRKMAKYGLQAPKGSKDHP from the coding sequence ATGGATTTTGAAGCCTTTCCCCTCTCCGGACAAGTGACCAAAATCATATTGGAAAGCATCTCGGACGGGGTATTCACAGTAGATCACGAGTGGAAAATCACGTCCTTCAACCGGGCGGCGGAAAAAATCACCGAGATATCCAGGGAAGAAGCTCTGGGCCGCTACTGCTGGGAGGTCTTTCGCTCCACGATGTGCGAAACCCGCTGCCCCCTGCAGGCCACCTTTGCCCAGGGCACCTCCCAGGACAACATCCAGGGGGAGATCATCGACCGCAACGGCCGCCGCATCCCGGTCAGCGTCTCCGCCGCCCTGCTGCAGGACGAGGCGGGCCAGATCCTGGGTGGAGTGGAGACCTTCCGCGACTTAAGCGATGTCGAGACCCTGCGGCAGGAGCTTCACTCCGGCACCCAGGTCGGCGAACTGGTCAGCAAAAGCCGCTCCATGCATTCCATCTTCAAGATCCTCCCCAGGGTGGCCCAAAGCGACAGCACTGTGCTCATCCTGGGAGAGACAGGAACGGGCAAAGAGCTCCTGGCCAAAACGATCCACCAGCTCAGCCCCCGACGGGACAAGCCCTTTATTGCAGTGAACTGCGGTGCGCTTCCGGATTCCCTGCTGGAGTCGGAGCTCTTCGGCTACAAGGCCGGGGCGTTCACCGACGCCAAAAAGGACAAGCCGGGGCAAATCGCCCTGGCCCAGGATGGAACCCTGTTTCTTGATGAGATAGCAGAAACCAGTCAGGCCTTTCAAGTCAAGCTCCTGCGCGTTCTGCAGGAACGGGAGTTCACTCCGCTGGGCGGGACCTCGGCCCGGAAGATGAACACCCGGATCATCTCCGCCAGCAACCGGGACCTGTCCTCTCTTGTCCACAGCGGAGAATTCCGGCAGGACCTGTTCTACCGGATCAATGTCCTCAAGCTCACCCTCCCTCCGCTCAGAGAGCGAAAAGAAGACATCCCCCTGCTCGTGGACGGTTTTCTCCAGCGCTTCAACGCCCTGTACAACCGGCGGGTGGCCGGTGTCGGCGAACAGGCCCTGAGCATGCTCATGCACTATGACTACCCGGGGAATATCCGGGAACTGGAAAACATCATCGAATGCGCCTTTGTCCTGTGTCCATCAGAGATCATCGAGCCCGAACACCTTCCTGAACATCTGGGGAAGATGTCCTTGCACCGCACGGACCCGCGCAGTCTGCGTTCTGCGGCCCAGGAAGCCGAATCCAGGGCCATCATGCAGGCCCTGGAAGACAGCGGGTACAACCGGACCCGGGCGGCCAGAGCCCTGGGCATGCACAAGAGCACGTTGTACAGGAAAATGGCCAAGTACGGGCTGCAGGCCCCCAAAGGCAGCAAGGACCACCCGTGA
- a CDS encoding methylenetetrahydrofolate reductase C-terminal domain-containing protein — MIVAKRKPLEEIKASVQDYSRVLTVGCGTCVAVCLAGGEKEVASLNAELSMARTIDKAPIELSAATIERQCDREFLAELDHMVDGYQAVISMACGVGVQFLAERYPHIPVFPGVDTTFMGANQDVGWYEERCRGCGTCVLAYTAGICPVTTCSKGLFNGPCGGTNSGSCEVNPDVPCAWQLIYERLDLQNRVANIMPIFPAQEWQNQVPRTVVQPGYEHKVGVEER, encoded by the coding sequence ATGATTGTTGCAAAGAGAAAGCCCCTGGAGGAGATCAAGGCCTCTGTCCAGGATTACTCCCGGGTGCTTACCGTGGGCTGCGGCACCTGTGTGGCCGTATGCCTGGCCGGAGGCGAAAAGGAAGTGGCCAGTCTGAATGCAGAACTGAGCATGGCCAGGACCATCGACAAGGCTCCGATTGAACTCAGCGCCGCCACCATAGAACGCCAGTGCGACCGGGAGTTCCTGGCTGAGCTTGACCACATGGTTGACGGATACCAGGCCGTCATTTCCATGGCCTGCGGCGTGGGCGTCCAGTTCTTGGCTGAACGGTATCCGCACATCCCGGTCTTTCCCGGAGTGGACACGACATTTATGGGTGCCAACCAGGATGTGGGGTGGTACGAAGAGCGGTGCCGGGGGTGCGGGACCTGCGTTCTGGCCTATACAGCAGGCATCTGCCCGGTGACCACATGCTCCAAGGGTCTGTTCAACGGTCCATGCGGCGGGACGAACTCCGGAAGCTGCGAAGTCAACCCCGATGTCCCCTGTGCCTGGCAGCTGATCTATGAGCGCCTGGACCTGCAGAACCGGGTAGCCAATATCATGCCCATTTTCCCGGCCCAGGAATGGCAGAACCAGGTACCGCGGACTGTGGTCCAGCCAGGGTACGAGCATAAAGTCGGCGTGGAAGAACGATAG
- a CDS encoding Hsp20/alpha crystallin family protein, which yields MLRKYLPELRKRSQEVQRPQNMFDMMESFFNEPFTRAPFGEFSYPQVNVSEDEKEIKVSAELPGMDSKDLDISIRQDNLILQGEKRFEDEEKDKNYHRIECSYGSFYKTVPLPAEVEADKVKAKFKDGVLTVTMPKAESAQRKKIEIESS from the coding sequence ATGCTCAGGAAATATCTGCCGGAATTGCGCAAACGGTCCCAGGAGGTACAGCGTCCACAAAATATGTTTGATATGATGGAATCTTTTTTCAATGAACCGTTTACCCGCGCTCCATTTGGAGAATTTTCCTATCCCCAGGTCAATGTGAGCGAGGATGAAAAAGAGATCAAGGTGAGTGCGGAGCTTCCGGGCATGGATTCCAAGGATTTGGATATATCCATCCGCCAGGATAATCTCATCCTGCAAGGGGAAAAACGGTTTGAGGACGAAGAGAAGGACAAGAACTACCACCGAATTGAATGCAGTTATGGTTCATTCTACAAAACAGTCCCGCTCCCGGCCGAAGTTGAAGCAGACAAAGTCAAAGCAAAATTTAAGGACGGGGTTTTGACCGTAACCATGCCCAAGGCCGAGAGTGCGCAGCGCAAGAAGATTGAAATAGAATCGTCATGA
- a CDS encoding NifB/NifX family molybdenum-iron cluster-binding protein, translating into MPTVALTVWGSRVSPVFESAAWIRVLQTAGTRVVRQTELYLPPEPMSRIAMLREHDVRVLICGAISGLQASIIRAAEIELIPFVAGDVEEILVAYVQGKLGSERFAMPGCSGRHRRRRRRGRGNKG; encoded by the coding sequence ATGCCTACAGTGGCCCTAACAGTTTGGGGTTCACGTGTTTCCCCGGTCTTTGAGAGCGCAGCCTGGATCCGGGTGCTGCAGACAGCAGGGACCCGGGTTGTGCGGCAGACCGAGCTATATCTGCCCCCGGAGCCCATGTCCCGCATCGCAATGCTCCGGGAGCACGATGTCCGGGTCCTTATCTGCGGCGCGATCTCCGGGCTGCAGGCCTCCATTATCCGGGCGGCGGAGATCGAGCTGATCCCCTTTGTTGCCGGCGATGTCGAGGAGATTCTCGTCGCCTACGTCCAGGGGAAGCTCGGGTCCGAGCGATTCGCCATGCCGGGCTGCTCCGGGCGCCACAGACGAAGGAGGCGTCGAGGCCGGGGAAACAAGGGATAG
- a CDS encoding thermonuclease family protein, translating to MRLSSLFVLGLFFTLAVGAASPSWAVSAFVLWVTDGDTVTVIDSDFHLQRVRVYGIDCPESDQPYGFTARLQTAWEVWVRPVTLIPHETDRYGRLVARIQRDGRDLSASLIASGLAWVYDAYCTQEVCRRWKRLETEARRKARGLWSDPGRVPPWDWRRGKRPDNGWRLW from the coding sequence ATGCGCCTCTCCTCTCTTTTTGTCCTGGGCCTGTTTTTCACCCTTGCGGTCGGCGCCGCCTCCCCCAGCTGGGCTGTTTCCGCCTTTGTGCTCTGGGTCACCGACGGGGATACGGTCACTGTCATAGACTCAGACTTTCATCTGCAACGGGTCCGGGTCTACGGTATTGACTGCCCAGAGTCCGACCAGCCCTATGGGTTCACGGCCAGGCTGCAAACGGCCTGGGAGGTATGGGTACGGCCTGTGACCCTGATCCCCCACGAAACGGACCGCTACGGCCGCCTGGTGGCCAGGATCCAAAGAGACGGCCGGGACCTCTCTGCGTCGCTGATCGCATCCGGATTGGCCTGGGTCTACGACGCTTACTGCACCCAGGAGGTCTGTCGCAGGTGGAAACGGCTGGAGACAGAGGCCCGGAGAAAAGCCAGGGGGCTGTGGTCGGATCCCGGACGGGTGCCGCCCTGGGACTGGCGGCGGGGGAAACGCCCGGACAACGGCTGGAGGTTATGGTGA
- a CDS encoding sigma-54 interaction domain-containing protein, which produces MLGREMNAYWKTVVETIQEGIMIVDTRGTIVSTNNALERMTGYTSSELVGQSCLILNCDICNAARGLEDNHWCTLFRSGEISMRQCSIERKDGGFTPVLKNATLLRDDQGNVIGAVETLTDISEIVEKDHQIEAFRRALNTEDGFHGILGRSAPMRQVFELIKNAAQTDAPIIVYGESGTGKELVTEAIHAESARSSKPLVKVNCAALTESLLESELFGHVKGAFTGAHASRQGRFEAASGGYIFLDEIGDLPLSTQVKLLRVLEDKVIERVGDNKPIQVDVRIITATNRDLQELVRQGSFRQDLYYRINVVPIHLPPLRERPEDVPLLSEHFFERIKLKTGKPLKGISPEAMEALCRYSWPGNIRELKSVFEYAFVACSQGMIQPNHLLPQIFQKKQSEQSGAGDAPPRDEQIKQELIQALQQAQGNQSEAARLLGVSRVTVWNRMKKYNIQVHNVIEP; this is translated from the coding sequence ATGTTGGGTCGGGAAATGAATGCATACTGGAAAACCGTTGTGGAAACCATCCAAGAAGGGATCATGATTGTGGACACCAGGGGAACCATCGTATCCACAAACAATGCCCTGGAACGGATGACTGGATATACCAGTTCCGAGCTGGTGGGGCAATCCTGTCTGATCCTCAATTGCGATATCTGCAATGCAGCCAGAGGCTTGGAGGACAACCACTGGTGCACCTTGTTTCGATCCGGTGAGATTTCCATGCGCCAATGTTCCATTGAGCGCAAGGACGGAGGGTTTACCCCGGTGCTGAAAAACGCCACATTGCTGCGCGATGACCAGGGGAATGTGATCGGTGCCGTGGAGACCCTGACCGATATATCGGAGATTGTGGAAAAGGACCATCAGATCGAGGCCTTCCGCCGGGCCCTGAATACCGAGGACGGCTTTCACGGCATCCTGGGACGCTCCGCTCCCATGCGCCAGGTATTTGAACTGATCAAGAACGCGGCCCAGACTGATGCCCCGATCATCGTCTACGGAGAGAGCGGGACCGGCAAGGAGCTGGTTACAGAGGCCATTCATGCCGAGAGCGCGCGGAGCTCCAAGCCTCTGGTCAAGGTCAACTGCGCGGCCCTGACGGAGTCGCTTTTGGAAAGCGAACTGTTCGGTCATGTCAAGGGCGCGTTCACCGGGGCCCATGCCAGCAGGCAGGGCAGATTCGAGGCCGCCAGCGGGGGGTATATCTTTTTGGACGAGATCGGCGATTTGCCCCTGTCCACTCAGGTCAAGCTGCTCCGGGTCCTGGAGGACAAGGTTATCGAGCGGGTGGGAGACAATAAGCCGATCCAGGTCGATGTGCGGATCATTACCGCCACAAACCGCGATCTTCAGGAGCTGGTCCGGCAGGGAAGCTTCCGCCAGGATCTGTACTACAGGATCAATGTGGTGCCCATCCACCTTCCTCCCTTGCGGGAACGGCCTGAAGATGTGCCCCTGCTGTCCGAGCACTTTTTCGAGCGGATCAAGCTGAAGACAGGAAAGCCGTTAAAGGGGATCAGCCCGGAGGCAATGGAGGCCTTGTGCCGCTATTCATGGCCGGGGAATATCCGGGAGCTGAAGAGTGTGTTCGAGTATGCCTTTGTGGCCTGCTCCCAGGGAATGATCCAGCCCAATCACCTTCTGCCCCAGATCTTTCAAAAGAAGCAGTCGGAGCAAAGCGGGGCCGGAGACGCGCCGCCCCGGGACGAGCAGATCAAGCAGGAGCTGATCCAGGCCCTGCAGCAGGCCCAGGGCAATCAGTCCGAGGCGGCCCGGCTCCTGGGGGTCTCCCGGGTGACGGTCTGGAATCGAATGAAGAAGTACAACATTCAGGTCCACAACGTGATCGAGCCCTAG
- a CDS encoding DsrE family protein produces MHKMLFVISKGFEKAGSATRAMQFAALAAKKEETPVQVALIDDAIHWAQLGMAEGIRTTTGEHMKDMVDELIAAKGDILVCKACADKRLVGPDELIEGSRIAGAQEIVDLMCDDAMKVVTF; encoded by the coding sequence ATGCACAAAATGCTTTTCGTCATCTCAAAGGGCTTTGAAAAGGCCGGCAGCGCCACCAGGGCTATGCAGTTCGCCGCCCTGGCCGCGAAGAAAGAAGAGACCCCTGTTCAGGTCGCCCTCATCGACGACGCCATTCATTGGGCCCAGCTGGGCATGGCCGAGGGGATCCGGACCACTACAGGGGAACACATGAAGGACATGGTGGACGAGCTCATAGCCGCCAAGGGGGATATCCTGGTCTGCAAGGCCTGCGCGGACAAGCGCCTGGTTGGGCCGGATGAGCTGATCGAGGGCTCACGGATCGCCGGGGCCCAGGAGATTGTGGACCTGATGTGCGACGACGCGATGAAGGTGGTCACCTTTTAG
- a CDS encoding DUF5320 domain-containing protein yields the protein MPWGDRTGPMGMGPMTGRGLGFCAGMNRPGAMSPGYGRGMGFGRGRGFGRGFRGGRGPGFGPFWGPGPGPYAAYGPGPMPAMSPEQEKTMLQQEAHSLRDALSALEKRISELEDNESGS from the coding sequence ATGCCTTGGGGAGATCGAACAGGACCAATGGGAATGGGACCGATGACCGGGCGCGGTCTTGGATTCTGCGCCGGCATGAACCGGCCGGGAGCAATGAGTCCGGGCTATGGCCGGGGAATGGGCTTCGGCCGGGGACGAGGCTTTGGTCGAGGCTTTAGAGGCGGACGCGGTCCGGGCTTCGGCCCCTTTTGGGGCCCCGGCCCGGGCCCGTATGCGGCATACGGGCCCGGGCCCATGCCGGCCATGAGTCCGGAACAGGAGAAAACAATGCTCCAGCAGGAAGCACATTCCCTGCGGGACGCTTTGTCCGCGCTGGAAAAGCGCATCTCTGAACTCGAGGACAACGAATCAGGCTCCTGA